The region GATGGTTTTAGAGTTGAATTCGTAGGCGCGTTGAGCCACAATGAGGGATACCATCTCTTCGATGCTACTGACAGCGGACATTTCTAGGAATTTATGTTGAATTCGACCCATGCCATCCCTGCCGGGTTGTCCTGCAATGAACTCTCCGGAGGCGGGCGTCTCTTTGAAGAGGTTCTCGCCAATGGAGCTTAGTCCTGCGGGATTGACAAAACGATAGAGTTCCAGTTGCCCAACGACCACAGGATCGGGGATATTGGGCAGGCGTACACTGGCTTCTCCAGTGGTGCTGATCGTGAAGCTATCGAGAATTGCCTCTTCGGGGAGGATAATCTCGGGGGCAACGCGATAACCTTGGCTAGTAACGAGTTGGGCATCGGCATCGATTTTTAGGCTACCGTCGCGGGTGTATGAGTAGGTACCATCTTGCATCATGACACGTAAAAATCCTTCACCGTCAATGGCGAGATCGCTGACATTGCCCGTTGCTTGAAGGCTGCCTTGCTTAAACATGCGTTGGGTGGCGGCTACTTTGGAGCCATGACCAACTTGAGTAGCAAGTGGGCGCACCGTTTCGTCTGTAGCGGGGGAGCCGGCAAGTTGTTGGGTTTGGTAGAGCAGATCTTCAAACTCGGCACGCATTGGTTTGTAGCCGGTGGTATTAACGTTAGCCAAGTTATTGGCGATGGTATCGATATTGTATTGTTGACTATTCATGCCACTGGCACCAGTCCAAAGCGAACGCATCATAAGCTGATTAGCTCCTTTTGAGAGATTTTTCCTATCTTTATCATCGACGAAATAGCCAAAAAAGTCAAGTCTTTTTTTTGACAATGAAGAAAATAGCGGGGAAACTTTGACATCTTTCTTTTATTATGGTATAATGGGGATATGGTGAGGATGATGAGTCGCTTTGGAGCGATGCTGTTGTGGCTATTTTTTGTGCCGATGCTCTGGGCTAATGATAGATATATTGTTGCGGTGGGTGCGCAGGAGATTACGATTTTTTCGCAATCAGGCGAACGTATCATGCGTATTCAGCCACATTTTAGCCGTATTTTGCGCACGCAATACCAAAATGGGCGTCCTGCACATGAGCGCCTTGAACAACGAAATCTTGCGCCATTTCCGTGGTTTTTTGCGCCAGATGGTGGATTTTTCTCTTTTAGTACGACACGTTCTCTTACATATTATAATAACCTAGAAGAGGCGAATGAGTATCAGGTTCTCTTTTATCCACAAGATATTTTACAGGTGATAAGTCAGGAGTTGCTCCTGATTCGCTACAAAAATCGTCCTGCGCTGTGGCAACGAAGCACCAATACTATAGAGGAACTCCCCTTTAACTTACCCGATTTGCATGAACTTGCCATGCGTGAAATTATTTATAGCCCTTCGCAACAATTGCTTGCTAGTACGCACATGGAGCGTCTCGATTATTATACCAATCCGGCACTAGGGACAATTGCCAGTCAGCGAGCATATACGATACAGCTCCAGTCACGAGGTACTCAGCCCATAGTTATTCCCGCTGGGGCGCACATATATTACGATCAAGTAAGCGAGCATATCTACTTTTTTTTTGAAAAGCGTCTTCATCATATCTCTTTATTAGACAAAAAGATAACTTCAACAAATATCGTCTTTAATAATATACTTACCTCGGTGGCAGGAGCATGGCGTACGCCAGCTGTATTACCGATGGGTAATGATCAGTATCTTATTTGGCATCATATGCCGTACGCGCAAGCATCTACTGCGCAGTTGGCGCTCTATGACGGCAAGAGTGGCGATCTCTTACAGCAATGGCCTGTTGCGGGTGAGCAAGGAGAACTTTTCTTCATCAAGGAGCTCCCTTAATGCGTTATCTATTAGGTTATTTTGTCTCG is a window of Entomospira culicis DNA encoding:
- the flgG gene encoding flagellar basal-body rod protein FlgG, encoding MMRSLWTGASGMNSQQYNIDTIANNLANVNTTGYKPMRAEFEDLLYQTQQLAGSPATDETVRPLATQVGHGSKVAATQRMFKQGSLQATGNVSDLAIDGEGFLRVMMQDGTYSYTRDGSLKIDADAQLVTSQGYRVAPEIILPEEAILDSFTISTTGEASVRLPNIPDPVVVGQLELYRFVNPAGLSSIGENLFKETPASGEFIAGQPGRDGMGRIQHKFLEMSAVSSIEEMVSLIVAQRAYEFNSKTIQTSDNMLGTAVQLKR